In Spirosoma aureum, a single genomic region encodes these proteins:
- a CDS encoding CHC2 zinc finger domain-containing protein — protein MYFDQATVNQLKETPITSYLHSLGIEPVRSSGQELIYCSPLTGERSPSFYVNPKKNRFNCFSSGEKGDVIRLVSLVEKIPFKPACERLCGFDAEQPPSFSFSGLSIAPTTPKTDESSAMTLLDERALFNRVLMDYVMSRGIPPTFAKRYLYEIRYLNKNRAYYAVGFKTDKDSYALRSKLFKGWLGVSAIRTIPVAGSDEIDLFEGFFDFLSYLTMNLFVRPVCTTIILNSTTNLKQALSALEGAKRINCYFDNDTAGRAAYGKLQAVGFPVKDRSSLYANHKDLNELLQQKS, from the coding sequence ATGTATTTTGATCAAGCCACCGTAAATCAACTAAAAGAAACCCCCATTACCAGTTACCTGCATAGCTTGGGGATTGAACCGGTCCGTTCGTCCGGTCAGGAGCTTATTTACTGCTCCCCCTTGACGGGTGAACGCAGTCCATCATTTTATGTCAACCCGAAAAAGAATCGGTTTAATTGCTTTAGCAGTGGCGAGAAAGGCGACGTGATCCGGCTGGTTAGTTTAGTGGAAAAAATTCCCTTCAAACCCGCCTGTGAACGACTCTGTGGCTTCGACGCTGAACAACCCCCTTCCTTTTCTTTCAGCGGTCTATCTATTGCCCCTACAACCCCAAAAACCGACGAGTCGTCAGCTATGACCTTGCTCGACGAACGAGCCTTATTTAATCGCGTCCTGATGGATTATGTCATGAGCCGGGGTATTCCACCCACCTTCGCCAAACGATACCTCTATGAGATTCGCTACCTCAATAAAAACCGGGCCTATTACGCTGTCGGTTTCAAGACCGATAAGGATAGCTACGCTTTACGCTCCAAGCTCTTTAAAGGCTGGTTAGGTGTCAGTGCCATCCGAACCATTCCGGTAGCAGGCTCCGACGAAATTGATTTGTTTGAAGGCTTTTTTGATTTTCTGTCTTACCTAACCATGAACCTGTTCGTACGTCCGGTTTGCACGACGATCATTCTTAATTCCACAACCAACCTCAAGCAAGCTCTGTCGGCACTGGAAGGCGCGAAACGCATCAACTGTTATTTTGACAATGACACTGCCGGACGTGCGGCCTATGGCAAATTACAGGCCGTTGGTTTCCCTGTTAAAGACCGCTCAAGTCTATACGCTAATCACAAGGATTTGAATGAGCTACTACAGCAAAAGTCTTAA
- a CDS encoding caspase family protein: MDITNIGQVIIKDTIAIIIAIESYRFSEITSVKYALKDAEDFQNVLISSLGVKEENIHIRVDSLASNTALNDEIQYLIRNLTETDRFIFYYAGHGFYEAGHGNRLTAWDSSIQNLTDTTLSLNELVLAPLSKSKCKQSLIFLDACAKELKDKLTSRESIGELSSRGLEKYVKDIPYHAIYYACSPTEKSYSDDTLQNGIWSYFLFQGLSGRNRSALINGQLTDTSLRDYLKSSVQDFIATKTNIKYSQTPYATINTSNSFVIFEYNEEVSNPNEAIADEYVDLKLLSKDITLVDESLMLVEKAPGFKRSHYPPDGNSSSAKIFVISVFQTFILEELQAIYLKIKDVLNLRRKGIIKNIDRITLGEGEIITDYFVYRISIQQSNNYIKYAFIKRQLSLKAPKESLPFNFDYIFPVALKVAYFPVQYNENSFESLVSEFEDSVEEKKGSLVEDDIKETIKYTTNDKIVYEFFIKESRLKISIEGHSKIVDTISIIEQFINSLT, translated from the coding sequence GTGGATATTACCAATATTGGACAGGTGATTATTAAAGATACTATCGCAATAATTATTGCGATAGAAAGCTATCGTTTTTCTGAGATTACTTCAGTTAAGTACGCACTAAAAGATGCTGAAGATTTTCAAAATGTTTTAATTAGTTCACTAGGTGTTAAAGAAGAAAATATTCATATTAGAGTTGACAGCCTTGCTTCCAATACAGCCCTAAATGATGAGATACAATATCTCATTAGAAACCTTACTGAAACTGATCGATTTATTTTCTATTATGCAGGTCATGGTTTCTATGAAGCAGGACATGGTAATAGGCTTACGGCTTGGGATTCCAGTATCCAAAATCTTACGGACACAACTCTATCATTAAATGAGCTAGTTTTAGCTCCCTTAAGTAAATCAAAGTGTAAACAGAGCTTGATTTTTTTAGATGCATGCGCTAAAGAGTTAAAAGACAAACTTACTTCTAGAGAGTCTATTGGTGAATTATCCTCTAGAGGGCTAGAAAAGTACGTAAAAGATATACCCTACCATGCAATTTATTATGCATGCTCCCCGACTGAGAAATCATACTCAGATGACACATTACAAAATGGGATATGGTCATATTTTTTATTTCAAGGGCTAAGTGGTCGGAATAGGAGTGCATTGATAAATGGGCAGCTTACAGACACTTCGCTTAGAGACTATTTGAAGTCATCTGTTCAAGACTTTATTGCAACAAAAACTAATATTAAATATAGTCAGACACCCTATGCAACTATAAATACATCAAATTCATTTGTAATTTTTGAATATAACGAAGAAGTTTCAAATCCAAATGAAGCTATAGCTGATGAATACGTTGATCTAAAGCTACTTTCAAAGGATATTACTTTAGTTGATGAATCATTAATGTTAGTAGAAAAAGCCCCTGGATTTAAGAGAAGTCATTATCCTCCTGATGGTAATTCGTCTAGTGCAAAAATATTTGTCATTTCAGTATTTCAAACATTTATACTTGAAGAGCTTCAGGCAATTTACTTGAAAATTAAAGATGTTTTAAACTTAAGGAGAAAAGGTATCATAAAAAATATTGATCGAATCACACTGGGCGAAGGCGAAATTATAACTGACTATTTTGTTTATAGAATATCAATACAGCAAAGCAATAATTATATCAAATATGCCTTCATAAAACGCCAACTATCTCTAAAAGCACCTAAAGAAAGTTTACCATTTAATTTTGACTATATATTCCCTGTGGCCCTTAAGGTGGCTTATTTTCCAGTTCAGTATAATGAAAATAGCTTTGAGAGTTTAGTTAGCGAATTTGAAGATTCAGTTGAAGAAAAAAAAGGTAGTTTGGTGGAAGATGACATAAAAGAAACTATTAAATATACAACAAATGACAAGATAGTATATGAATTTTTTATCAAAGAAAGTAGATTGAAAATTAGTATTGAAGGCCACAGTAAAATAGTAGATACCATTTCTATTATTGAACAGTTTATAAATTCCTTAACATAG
- a CDS encoding MrcB family domain-containing protein, giving the protein MIVYFEEVLKKYTIAYSQRFTGHPLAKTIRHTLPDIISKFINNDRYLIKGSAGAGNWTIIPWIAIFDTFITSSAQSGYYPVFLFKSDMSGFYLSLNQGVTEIKEKYRKGAKKVLELKAEDYRMQLDLNNIVFKEKKICLTSTNSINSDLASLYESGNIIAKYYPLVDLPTDSELCNDILHIIKAYDSLFYNELISISQYDKESNEENYLGVENLQKIRLHKRIERNAKLVKKVKDIQGYTCKGCGFNFESKYGILGKDFIEAHHLKPLSKLIGEKISLNAQTDFIVLCSNCHSMIHRLQDVSDLIYLQSIINNNFEQN; this is encoded by the coding sequence ATGATAGTCTATTTTGAAGAGGTGCTTAAAAAGTACACAATAGCATATTCGCAACGATTTACTGGACACCCTCTAGCAAAAACCATCAGACATACGTTACCAGATATAATTTCAAAGTTTATTAATAATGATAGATATTTAATTAAAGGGTCTGCTGGCGCTGGGAACTGGACTATAATCCCATGGATAGCCATATTTGATACTTTTATTACTAGTAGTGCTCAATCAGGATACTATCCAGTTTTTCTTTTTAAAAGTGATATGAGCGGATTTTATTTATCACTGAATCAAGGTGTAACTGAAATTAAAGAAAAATACAGAAAAGGCGCAAAGAAAGTATTAGAGCTGAAGGCAGAAGATTATAGAATGCAGTTAGATTTAAATAATATAGTTTTTAAGGAAAAGAAAATATGTTTAACTAGTACGAACAGTATAAATTCAGATTTAGCATCGCTGTATGAGTCTGGTAATATTATTGCAAAATATTATCCTTTAGTAGACCTTCCAACTGATTCAGAGCTATGTAACGATATATTACATATTATTAAAGCATATGATTCATTATTCTATAATGAATTAATTTCAATTTCTCAATATGATAAAGAATCAAACGAAGAAAATTATTTAGGAGTAGAAAATTTACAAAAAATAAGATTACATAAACGTATAGAAAGAAACGCAAAACTTGTTAAAAAAGTAAAAGATATTCAAGGTTACACGTGTAAAGGATGTGGATTTAACTTTGAAAGTAAGTATGGTATCCTTGGAAAAGATTTTATTGAGGCTCACCACTTGAAGCCTCTCTCAAAATTAATTGGTGAGAAGATTTCATTGAATGCTCAGACGGATTTTATAGTACTTTGTTCAAATTGCCATAGTATGATACATCGTCTCCAAGATGTAAGCGATTTGATTTATTTACAATCTATAATAAATAATAATTTTGAACAAAATTAA